GTCGAGATCAGCTTTTATACCTAAATACTCAATAGTTATTTTTCCTGTGCTTGTTTTTATTCCAGCATTAATTAATTTTTTATAAATTTGATTAGCATTACAATACATTAAACTTACATAATAGATGAGAATATAGTTTAATTTTACAATCTTTTCTAGTCTAAAGATTTGTAATTTTGTTTATTAGAAGTTTTCAGTTTTCTAGTCTGTTTCAATATTCTTCTTCTTTGGCGTTAAACTAATTGGTAACAAACTGGCTTAGCGGTACTTAGACAAAACAATAACAACAATTAAGCTATAATTTTTACATCATATTGCTTTTAGGTCAAAATGAAAGAAATTACTTCTTCATCAATGCCCCCATGTTTCAATCGCTGGTGTGAAAAAATAGACCCAGTCTTAAAAACAAAGGCACAAAAACGAGAGTTTAGAAATTATTTGGGCGGTTTATTAGGAGATTCTCAAAGAAAAAATATAACTCAAATTGCCCATAATAATCTTGATATTACTTATCATAAATTACACCATTTCTTAACAGAGTCCACTTGGAATTATGATGAGGTAAATGATAAAAGATTAGAAATTATTGCATCCTGTCGTCAAACAAAAATTAGTCGATGTTTCTCCTTAATTATAGACGATTCAGGTCATCGTAAAAGTGGAAACTTTACTGACTGTGTGGGAAGACAATATATTGGTGAAATTGGCAAAACTGATAATGGTAATGTTATAGTCACTACTCACATTTATGATGGTGTGAGAAGTTTTCCTTTAGACGTTGAATTATATGAAAAAGCCGAAAATTTCCCTGAAGGAAAAGACGCTCCACAATTTCAGAAAAAACCAGACATTGCCTTTAATTTAATTGAAAAATGTTTAAATCGAAATTATTGTCCCCAAATAATTTTAATGGATGGTGGTTATGGAAACAATACTAATTTATTAGGCAAACTAGAAAAAAAGAATTTAAAATATATAGGAATTATTGCTAAAAATAGATTAGTAAAATTGGTAAAACAAGATTTTATCGAGTCTGAAAAAACCATAGCTGAAATAGCAAAATCATTACCCCAAGATAGTTTTGAAAAAATAAGAATAGGAAAAAATCGAGAAAAAACTCTTTGGGTAGCAACGATAAATATTGAATTATCAGCTTTGTCGGGAATAAAAACTGTAGCTATCGTCATGAATGCAGATACTTTTGAAAATTCCA
Above is a genomic segment from Geminocystis sp. NIES-3709 containing:
- a CDS encoding IS701 family transposase encodes the protein MKEITSSSMPPCFNRWCEKIDPVLKTKAQKREFRNYLGGLLGDSQRKNITQIAHNNLDITYHKLHHFLTESTWNYDEVNDKRLEIIASCRQTKISRCFSLIIDDSGHRKSGNFTDCVGRQYIGEIGKTDNGNVIVTTHIYDGVRSFPLDVELYEKAENFPEGKDAPQFQKKPDIAFNLIEKCLNRNYCPQIILMDGGYGNNTNLLGKLEKKNLKYIGIIAKNRLVKLVKQDFIESEKTIAEIAKSLPQDSFEKIRIGKNREKTLWVATINIELSALSGIKTVAIVMNADTFENSTDIDYLMTNEIGEKVCGNWIVETYTQRNWIEVFYREIKGWLGLSQYQVRNKRSLMRHFILVFCAYTFIQWHRLTGGLRRQWGNKPLNTFAEALEAFRNAVSFRFFQWLKDNVEVFSLYKASLGFIWA